In a single window of the Thermoanaerobaculia bacterium genome:
- a CDS encoding tetratricopeptide repeat protein — ELEKELEEEETPEAPLLEGAGEEVSLEEIFREFKRGVEQQLSPEDYETHYNLGIAYKEMGLTDEAIGEFQIAAKDPARSVECCSMLGLCFMEKGLAPLAIQWFQKGLESPGIRDEERWGLQYDLADVFEQRGDAARAYEIYLEIYGQNSNYRDVSARVKALESPSGR, encoded by the coding sequence CCGAGCTGGAGAAGGAGCTCGAGGAGGAGGAGACGCCGGAGGCGCCGCTGCTCGAGGGGGCCGGCGAGGAGGTCTCGCTCGAGGAAATCTTCCGGGAATTCAAGCGCGGCGTCGAGCAGCAGCTCTCGCCCGAGGACTACGAGACGCACTACAACCTCGGGATCGCGTACAAGGAGATGGGCCTGACCGACGAGGCGATCGGCGAGTTCCAGATCGCCGCGAAGGACCCCGCGCGCTCCGTCGAGTGCTGCAGCATGCTCGGCCTCTGCTTCATGGAGAAGGGGCTCGCGCCTCTCGCGATCCAGTGGTTCCAGAAGGGCCTCGAGAGCCCCGGCATCCGCGACGAGGAGCGCTGGGGACTCCAATACGACCTCGCGGACGTCTTCGAGCAGAGGGGGGATGCCGCGCGCGCCTACGAGATCTATCTCGAGATCTACGGGCAGAACTCGAACTACCGCGACGTCTCCGCGCGCGTGAAGGCGCTCGAGAGCCCGTCGGGACGGTGA
- a CDS encoding ABC transporter ATP-binding protein, with translation MTASLSVRDLTVVLETGGGTFPVLDGVSFDLAPGQSRALVGESGGGKTLLARAVMRLLPPAARVRAGAVLLDGVDLLRIPEREMAPRRGGAIGWVFQEPLDALDPVRSVGSQVAEAVRRHSASGAREARARAIALLQEAGLAEAARRFDDPPHALSGGMRQRVMIAAALAGDPSVLIADEPTAALDPPLASQVVALIDRLRRERGLALLHVTHDLRRAAECDRVSVLYAGRIVEEASGADFARTPRHPYAAALAASAAARTPRRRLPAIPGAPPALADRAAPRCAFAPRCPQVFGRCGEEKPELYPAGASRARCFLYAPEAA, from the coding sequence GTGACCGCCTCCCTTTCCGTGCGGGACCTGACGGTCGTGCTCGAGACCGGCGGGGGGACGTTTCCGGTGCTCGACGGCGTGTCGTTCGATCTCGCCCCCGGGCAGTCGCGGGCCCTCGTGGGGGAGAGCGGCGGCGGGAAAACGCTGCTGGCGCGCGCGGTGATGCGCCTCCTTCCCCCCGCCGCGCGGGTTCGAGCGGGGGCGGTCCTCCTCGACGGCGTCGACCTGCTGCGGATACCCGAGCGCGAGATGGCGCCGCGCCGCGGCGGCGCGATCGGGTGGGTTTTCCAGGAGCCGCTCGACGCCCTCGATCCCGTCCGGTCGGTCGGCTCGCAGGTGGCGGAGGCCGTGCGGCGGCACAGCGCGTCGGGCGCGCGAGAGGCGCGCGCCCGAGCGATCGCGCTCCTCCAGGAGGCCGGGCTCGCGGAGGCCGCGCGCCGTTTCGACGACCCGCCGCATGCGCTCTCCGGCGGGATGCGCCAGCGCGTGATGATCGCCGCGGCTCTCGCGGGAGATCCGAGCGTGCTGATCGCCGACGAGCCCACCGCGGCGCTCGATCCGCCGCTCGCGTCGCAGGTCGTCGCGCTCATCGACCGGCTGCGCCGGGAGCGCGGCCTCGCGCTCCTGCACGTCACGCACGACCTTCGCCGCGCCGCGGAATGCGACCGCGTCTCGGTTCTCTACGCCGGGAGGATCGTCGAGGAAGCCTCGGGCGCGGATTTCGCGCGGACGCCGCGGCACCCGTACGCGGCCGCGCTCGCCGCGTCGGCGGCGGCGCGGACGCCGCGCCGGCGCCTTCCCGCGATCCCCGGCGCTCCCCCGGCGCTCGCCGATCGCGCCGCGCCCCGCTGCGCATTCGCGCCCCGCTGTCCCCAGGTCTTCGGGCGGTGCGGGGAAGAGAAGCCGGAGCTCTATCCCGCCGGCGCCTCCCGAGCGCGCTGCTTCCTGTACGCGCCCGAGGCGGCATGA